Proteins encoded in a region of the Canis lupus familiaris isolate Mischka breed German Shepherd chromosome 1, alternate assembly UU_Cfam_GSD_1.0, whole genome shotgun sequence genome:
- the ZNF579 gene encoding zinc finger protein 579 isoform X2 encodes MDPQPPPPAQGSPPHRGRGRGRGRGRGRGRGRGRGGAGAPRAPLPCPTCGRLFRFPYYLSRHRLSHSGLRPHACPLCPKAFRRPAHLSRHLRGHGPQPPLRCAACPRTFPEPAQLRRHLAQEHAGGEVELAIERVAKEAAESSWGAQDTGTEQPTTAAAGAAEEEAAWPETWPAGEPASLAAPTSAEPRESEEEEEAEAGAAELRAELALAAGRQEEKQVLLQADWTLLCLRCREAFATKGELKAHPCLRPEGEQEGEGGPPPRPKRHQCSICLKAFARPWSLSRHRLVHSTDRPFVCPDCGLAFRLASYLRQHRRVHGALSLLAPLPPAGKKDDKAAGGRNSGKGSEGGEGAECGSASEGGEGGQNGGDTAPARPPAGEPRFWCPECGKGFRRRAHLRQHGVTHSGARPFQCVRCQREFKRLADLARHAQVHAGGPAPHPCPRCPRRFSRAYSLLRHQRCHRAELERAAALQALQAEAPPSPPPPPPPLPAGQEEEGLPLPLAHIKEEPPSPGTPPQSPPPAPPVFLSASCFDSQDHSAFEMEEEEIDSKAHLRGLGGLAS; translated from the coding sequence ATGGatccgcagccccctccaccggCCCAGGGCAGCCCACCTCACCgtggccggggccggggccggggtcgaGGCCGTGGTAGAGGCCGGGGCCGTGGCAGGGGGGGCGCAGGAGCCCCTCGggcgcccctgccctgcccaacCTGTGGCCGCCTCTTCCGCTTCCCCTACTACCTCTCCCGCCACCGGCTGAGCCATTCGGGCCTCCGACCCCACGCGTGCCCACTGTGCCCCAAGGCCTTCCGCCGGCCTGCCCACCTCTCCCGCCACCTGCGTGGCCATGGGCCCCAGCCCCCCCTGCGCTGCGCCGCCTGCCCCCGCACCTTCCCGGAGCCTGCCCAGCTCAGGCGCCACCTGGCCCAGGAGCACGCCGGCGGCGAGGTGGAGCTGGCCATCGAGAGGGTGGCCAAAGAGGCAGCCGAGTCCAGCTGGGGCGCACAGGACACTGGTACGGAGCAGCCCACCACCGCAGCGGCGGGGGCCGCAGAGGAGGAGGCCGCGTGGCCCGAGACGTGGCCCGCGGGGGAGCCGGCCTCTCTGGCGGCGCCTACAAGCGCCGAGCCCCGGGagtcggaggaggaggaggaggccgaggCCGGGGCCGCAGAGCTGAGGGCGGAGCTGGCGCTGGCGGCGGGgcggcaggaggagaagcaggtcctgCTCCAGGCCGACTGGACGCTCCTGTGCCTCCGCTGTCGCGAAGCCTTCGCCACCAAGGGCGAGCTCAAAGCACACCCGTGTCTGCGCCCCGAGGGTGaacaggagggggaagggggtcCCCCGCCCCGGCCGAAGCGCCACCAGTGCTCCATCTGCCTCAAGGCCTTTGCCAGGCCCTGGTCGCTGTCCCGCCACCGGCTGGTCCACTCCACTGACCGCCCTTTCGTGTGCCCAGACTGCGGCCTGGCCTTCCGCCTCGCCTCCTACCTCCGCCAGCACCGCCGCGTCCATGGAGCGCTCAGCCTCCTGGCCCCGCTGCCCCCGGCGGGCAAGAAGGACGACAAGGCCGCGGGCGGACGGAACTCAGGGAAGGGGTCCGAGGGGGGCGAAGGGGCCGAGTGCGGCAGTGCTTCGGAGGGGGGAGAAGGTGGGCAGAACGGAGGGGAcaccgccccggcccggcccccagcCGGGGAGCCTCGCTTCTGGTGCCCTGAGTGCGGCAAAGGGTTCCGCCGCCGGGCGCACCTGCGGCAGCACGGAGTCACCCACTCGGGGGCGCGCCCTTTCCAGTGCGTGCGCTGCCAGAGGGAATTCAAGCGGCTGGCTGACCTGGCCCGCCACGCGCAGGTTCACGCTGGGGGCCCGGCCCCTCATCCATGCCCGCGCTGCCCGCGCCGCTTCTCGCGCGCCTACAGCCTCCTGCGCCACCAGCGCTGCCACCGGGCCGAGCTGGAGAGGGCCGCAGCCTTGCAGGCGCTGCAGGCCGAGGCCCCGCCATcgcccccgccacccccgccgcccctgccggcggggcaggaggaggaagggctccCGCTGCCTCTTGCACACATCAAGGAAGAGCCGCCCTCCCCGGGGACCCCGCCCCAGTCACCGCCGCCGGCCCCCCCGGTCTTCCTCAGCGCCTCCTGTTTCGACAGCCAAGACCATTCAGCCTTTGAGATGGAAGAAGAAGAGATCGACAGCAAGGCCCACCTGCGTGGATTGGGAGGCCTGGCCTCCTGA
- the ZNF579 gene encoding zinc finger protein 579 isoform X1 — translation MGAQRQALGSEICEATTCCPNSADHASGEPQAGPSGEIGPPWGPGALDPSSLGRGMDPQPPPPAQGSPPHRGRGRGRGRGRGRGRGRGRGGAGAPRAPLPCPTCGRLFRFPYYLSRHRLSHSGLRPHACPLCPKAFRRPAHLSRHLRGHGPQPPLRCAACPRTFPEPAQLRRHLAQEHAGGEVELAIERVAKEAAESSWGAQDTGTEQPTTAAAGAAEEEAAWPETWPAGEPASLAAPTSAEPRESEEEEEAEAGAAELRAELALAAGRQEEKQVLLQADWTLLCLRCREAFATKGELKAHPCLRPEGEQEGEGGPPPRPKRHQCSICLKAFARPWSLSRHRLVHSTDRPFVCPDCGLAFRLASYLRQHRRVHGALSLLAPLPPAGKKDDKAAGGRNSGKGSEGGEGAECGSASEGGEGGQNGGDTAPARPPAGEPRFWCPECGKGFRRRAHLRQHGVTHSGARPFQCVRCQREFKRLADLARHAQVHAGGPAPHPCPRCPRRFSRAYSLLRHQRCHRAELERAAALQALQAEAPPSPPPPPPPLPAGQEEEGLPLPLAHIKEEPPSPGTPPQSPPPAPPVFLSASCFDSQDHSAFEMEEEEIDSKAHLRGLGGLAS, via the exons ATGGGGGCCCAGcgccaggccctgggctctgaAATCTGTGAGGCCACGACCTGCTGCCCCAATTCTGCTGATCACGCCTCCGGGGAACCGCAGGCTGGGCCCAGTGGGGAGATTGGCCCCCCTTGGGGACCTGGGGCTCTGGACCCCAGCAGCCTTGGTAGAG GCATGGatccgcagccccctccaccggCCCAGGGCAGCCCACCTCACCgtggccggggccggggccggggtcgaGGCCGTGGTAGAGGCCGGGGCCGTGGCAGGGGGGGCGCAGGAGCCCCTCGggcgcccctgccctgcccaacCTGTGGCCGCCTCTTCCGCTTCCCCTACTACCTCTCCCGCCACCGGCTGAGCCATTCGGGCCTCCGACCCCACGCGTGCCCACTGTGCCCCAAGGCCTTCCGCCGGCCTGCCCACCTCTCCCGCCACCTGCGTGGCCATGGGCCCCAGCCCCCCCTGCGCTGCGCCGCCTGCCCCCGCACCTTCCCGGAGCCTGCCCAGCTCAGGCGCCACCTGGCCCAGGAGCACGCCGGCGGCGAGGTGGAGCTGGCCATCGAGAGGGTGGCCAAAGAGGCAGCCGAGTCCAGCTGGGGCGCACAGGACACTGGTACGGAGCAGCCCACCACCGCAGCGGCGGGGGCCGCAGAGGAGGAGGCCGCGTGGCCCGAGACGTGGCCCGCGGGGGAGCCGGCCTCTCTGGCGGCGCCTACAAGCGCCGAGCCCCGGGagtcggaggaggaggaggaggccgaggCCGGGGCCGCAGAGCTGAGGGCGGAGCTGGCGCTGGCGGCGGGgcggcaggaggagaagcaggtcctgCTCCAGGCCGACTGGACGCTCCTGTGCCTCCGCTGTCGCGAAGCCTTCGCCACCAAGGGCGAGCTCAAAGCACACCCGTGTCTGCGCCCCGAGGGTGaacaggagggggaagggggtcCCCCGCCCCGGCCGAAGCGCCACCAGTGCTCCATCTGCCTCAAGGCCTTTGCCAGGCCCTGGTCGCTGTCCCGCCACCGGCTGGTCCACTCCACTGACCGCCCTTTCGTGTGCCCAGACTGCGGCCTGGCCTTCCGCCTCGCCTCCTACCTCCGCCAGCACCGCCGCGTCCATGGAGCGCTCAGCCTCCTGGCCCCGCTGCCCCCGGCGGGCAAGAAGGACGACAAGGCCGCGGGCGGACGGAACTCAGGGAAGGGGTCCGAGGGGGGCGAAGGGGCCGAGTGCGGCAGTGCTTCGGAGGGGGGAGAAGGTGGGCAGAACGGAGGGGAcaccgccccggcccggcccccagcCGGGGAGCCTCGCTTCTGGTGCCCTGAGTGCGGCAAAGGGTTCCGCCGCCGGGCGCACCTGCGGCAGCACGGAGTCACCCACTCGGGGGCGCGCCCTTTCCAGTGCGTGCGCTGCCAGAGGGAATTCAAGCGGCTGGCTGACCTGGCCCGCCACGCGCAGGTTCACGCTGGGGGCCCGGCCCCTCATCCATGCCCGCGCTGCCCGCGCCGCTTCTCGCGCGCCTACAGCCTCCTGCGCCACCAGCGCTGCCACCGGGCCGAGCTGGAGAGGGCCGCAGCCTTGCAGGCGCTGCAGGCCGAGGCCCCGCCATcgcccccgccacccccgccgcccctgccggcggggcaggaggaggaagggctccCGCTGCCTCTTGCACACATCAAGGAAGAGCCGCCCTCCCCGGGGACCCCGCCCCAGTCACCGCCGCCGGCCCCCCCGGTCTTCCTCAGCGCCTCCTGTTTCGACAGCCAAGACCATTCAGCCTTTGAGATGGAAGAAGAAGAGATCGACAGCAAGGCCCACCTGCGTGGATTGGGAGGCCTGGCCTCCTGA